From the Anaeromyxobacter dehalogenans 2CP-1 genome, the window GGGCCGGGTGCGCGCCCTGGCGCTCGCGCGGGCCGGCCACCGCCACCCGGAGGTCGGCGGCGAACGCCTCCACGTCGGCGGGCGTCACGTCCCAGGCGCACATGAGCCGGACGCCGCCGGAGCCGATGAAGTCGTAGAAGCGCCAGCCCTTCGCGCGCAGCCGCGCGGCGGCGTCGCCCGGCAGCGTCGCGAACACCGAGTTCGCCTGCACCGGCTGGAGGATCTCCACCCCGGGGACGGCGCGGAGCGCGCGCTCCAGCAGCGCGGCCATCGCGTTGGTGTGCCGGGCGTGGCGCAGCCAGGCACCGCCCCGGAGCATGCCCACCCACGGCGCCGCCAGGAAGCGCATCTTGCTCGCGAGCTGCCCGGCCTGCTTGCAGCGGTAGTCGAAGTCGGCCGCCAGCGCGCGGTCGAAGAACACGATCGCCTCGCCCACCGCCATGCCGGCCTTGGTGCCGCCGAAGCAGAGCACGTCCACGCCCACCTTCCAGGTGAGGTCCTTGGGGGCGACGCCCAGCGCCGCCACGGCGTTGCCGAAGCGCGAGCCGTCCATGTGGAAGCGCAGCCCGTTCGCGCGCGCGCGCTCGCCGATCGCGCCGAGCTCGTCCACCGTGTAGAGCGTGCCCAGCTCGGTCGGCAGCGTCACCGAGACCGCGCGCGGCTTCGGGTAGTGGATGTCGGTGCGGCGCCGGACCATGTGGTCGATGCCGTCGGGCCGGAGCTTGCCGTTCGGGCCGGGCAGGGTGAGGACCTTGGTGCCGTTGGAGAAGAACTCCGGCGCGCCGCACTCGTCGGTCTCGACGTGCGCCGTCTCGTGGCAGAGGATCGAGTGGTACGACTGGCAGAGCGCGGCCAGCGCGAGCGAGTTCGCGGCCGTGCCGTTGAACGCGAAGAACACCTCGCAGTCGGTCTCGAACGTCTCGCGCAGCAGGTCGGCCGCCTCCTGCGTCCAGCGGTCGTCGCCGTAGCCCGGCGAGTGGCCCACGTTCGCCTCGGCCATGGCCGCGAACGCCTCGGGGCAGATGCCGCCGTAGTTGTCGGAGGCGAAGTGGCGGAGCGGGCCCGAGGGGGCGGGCGGGGCGGGGTGGGACGGGGTGCCGGGGTTCATGGCCGCGGACTGTACGCTTTCGCGGACGACTGTCCAGCGGTTCCGTTTTAACGGATGGACGCGGAGATCTCAGGGGTGGTAGGGCCGCACCGGCGCGACCTGCGCGGCCAGCTTCTCGGGCGCGATCGCGGGCAGCCGGCAGGCGCCGCGCTCGCACACGTACGCGGTGGCGCGGCCGCCGGCGGCCGCCTTGCCGGCGGCGATGGCCGCCACCTCGCCGAGCCGGGCGAGCCCCTCGCCCTCGGGCGCGCCGGTCAGGGCGCGGCTGGGCAGGAACGTCCGCCGCAGCACGTCCACGAACGGCCCGGGGTCGCCGCCCTCCGGCCAGATCAGCACCACCTCGCGCACCGCGTCGCTCGCGTAGTCGAGCGCGAGCAGGAGCTCGGACATGGCCAGCGGCTGCTCGGCCAGCGTGCGCGCGTGGTGCCGCAGCGCGCCGTCGGCGGCGCGGCGCCAGCGGGGATCGGACGTGAACGCCTCGAGCCGCAGCGCGTTCAGCGCCGCCACCGACGCGCCGGACGGCTCGGCGCCGTCGTGCGTCGGCTTCTCCCGCGCGAGCAGGCGCTCGTGGTCGGTGGCGGACTGGAACCAGCCGCCGCCCTCGGGATCTCCGAACAGCCGGTCCTGGGCGCCGGCCAGCTCCGCCGCCGCCGCGAGCCAGCGCGGGTCGAACGTCGCCTCGTGCAGGTCGAGCAGCCCCTGCACCAGGAACGCGTGATCCTCGAGGTAGGCCGGCACGCCGGCGCGGCCGGCGAGCCAGCTCCGCTGCAGCCGCCCGTCCTTCACCAGGCGCGTCAGCACGAAGTCGGCCGCGCGCGCCGCCGCGTCCACCCAGCGCGGCTCGGCCAGCGCCCGCCCGCCGAACGCGAGCGCCGAGATGGCCAGCCCGTTCCAGCCGGCCAGGATCTTCTCGTCCCGGAGCGGCCGGGGCCGCCGCTCGCGGAGCGCGTACAGCGCGGCGCGATCCGGGGCGAGCGCCTCCCACGCGTCCTCGTCCGGCGCGGGGACGTGCAGCACGCTCCGCCCCTCGAAGTTCCCCTCCGGGCGCACCCCGTGGAACCGGAGGAACGCCTCGGCCCGGTCGCCCAGCGCCTCGCGGAGCTCGGCCTCGGTCCAGGTGAAGAACCGCCCCTCCTCGCCCTCCGAGTCGGCGTCGGTGGCGGAGTAGAGGCCACCCTCCGGCGACGTCAGCTCGCGCAGGAGATAGTCGAGCGTCTGCCGGGTCACGCGCGCGAAGTCGCGCCGGCCGGTGACCTGCCAGGCCTCGGCGTACGCGAGCGCCAGCAGCGCGTTGTCGTAGAGCATCTTCTCGAAGTGCGGCACCAGCCACTCGGCGTCGGTCGAGTAGCGGTGGAACCCGCCGCCCACCTGGTCGTGCAGGCCGCCCGCCGCCATCCGCTCCAGCGTGACGGTGGCCATGCGGAGCGACCGCGCCTCGCCGGTGCGGCGGTGGTGCCGGAGCAGCAGCCGGACCGGGACGTTCGACGGGAACTTGGGCGCGCGCCGCAGGCCGCCGTGCCGCTCGTCGAAGCTCCGCTCGAGGAGCGCCACCGCGTGCTCGATCGGCTCCGGCCCGGGCACCTGGGCCGCGGCGGGTCCGGCCGGCGCCAGCGCGGTGCGCACCGCCTCGACGAGCGCGCCGGTGGCCGAGCGGATCCGGTCCGGGTCGCGCTCCCACAGGCCGGCGATCTCGTGGAGGATCGACAGGAAGCCGCGCGCCGGCCCGCGGACGCCGTCCCGGGGCGGGAAGTAGGTGCCGCCGAAGAACGGCTCGCGGTCCGGCGTGAGCCACACGCTCATCGGCCAGCCGCCGGAGCCGGTGAGGAGCTGGACCGCGGTCATGTAGATCGCGTCCACGTCCGGCCGCTCCTCGCGGTCGACCTTGATGGCGACGTAGCGCTCGTTCAGGACGCGCGCGATCTCCTCGTCCTCGAAGGACTCGCGCTCCATCACGTGGCACCAGTGGCAGGTGGAGTAGCCGACCGACAGGAACACCGGGCGGCCGGTCCGCCGCGCCTCCTCGAACGCCTCGTCGCCCCAGGCCCACCAGCTCACCGGGTTGTGCGCGTGCTGGAGCAGGTACGGGCTCCGCTCCAGCGCCAGCCGGTTGGTGAAGCGCGGCGCGGCGCCGCCGTGGCCGGCCGCGGCGCCCGCGCGGACCGCGTCGGCGAGCCGGCGCGCGAGGTCGTCGGGGAACGGGGCGGCGCCGGGGAGGGGTTCGAGCATGCCCGGGGCTTAACCGGCGCGGGGGTGCGATTCACGCGCGCGGGCGCGCTCCGCCGTCAGGGCCAGGCCCGGCCCTTGCCGGCGATCGGCCCGCGCTGCGGGTTGACCACGCAGAAGCGCTGTCCGGTCGGCGCCTCCATCACCCACCAGCGATGCACGAACCCGATGCGCTTCGCGCCGAGCGCCTCGAGCCGCCTCACCTCGGCCTCGAGGTCGTCCGATTCGATGTCGAGGTGCACGCGGCTCGGGTGATCCACGCGCTGGACGAGCACGACCGGCTCGCCGCCGGCGTCCTCCAGCTCGCGGTAGCTCGGGCTGTCGGGGTCGGGCGGCCGGAGCGGCCGTCCCAGGGCGGCGCTCCAGAACGCCGCCGCGCGGTCCACGTCCCCGTCCTGGCAATCGATGACGATGCCCACCAACCGGCTCCGGTGCATTCGGGCGTCCCTCCGGCGGAGGGGTCTACGCGGGGAGCACGCTCCGCGAAAGGCGCCGCTCGGGGCTGCGCACCCTCAGAACAGCTCGTCCAGGGCCCGCGCGATGCGCTCCTCGATCTCGCGGCGCATCTGGCGCGCGGCCTGGACGGTCTCCTCGATGGCCGCCTGGAGGTCGCCCGCCGGGCCGCCCGGGATGACCCGCAGCGCCTCGCGGGACAGCCGCGGCGGGCCGTCCGGCTCCGCGCCGGCGCGCCCGCCCCGCAGCAGCTCGAGCCTCGGACGTGGTTGCCGGGGCGGATCGCCCGCGTCGCCCATGCTCCCAAGCTAGGCACGCGCGGCGGCCCGGCGAAGCGGGTCCGCCCGACGGTCCTCAGCCCTTGACCACCGCGAGCGGGTCGAGCCGCGCCACCAGCCGGGAGATGCCCGCCCCGTCCATCACGGCCACCACCTGGGCCACGTCCTTGTACGCCTCGCTCATCTCCTCGCCGAGGGTCTTGCGCCCCCGCGCGAGGACCTCGATGCCGCGATCGGCCAGCTCCCGCGCGATGGAGCGCCCCCGGGCGCGTCGCAGCGCCTCGCCGCGCGAGAGGAGGCGCCCCGCGCCGTGGCACGAGCTGCCGAACGTGTCGCGCATGGCCTTCTCGGTCCCGGCGAGGACGTAGGAGTACCGGCCCATGTCCCCGGGGATGAGCACCGGCTGGCCGACGTCGCGGTACGGCGCCGGGACGCGCGGATCGCCGGGGCCGAACGCGCGGGTGGCGCCCTTGCGGTGGACGAGCACCCGCCGCACGCCGCCGTCCACCAGGTGGTCCTCGAGCTTGGCCACGTTGTGGCAGACGTCGTACAGGAGCCGCGCGCCCAGCTCGCGGTCGGAGACGCCGAGCGTCTCGAGCAGCGCCCGCACCGCCAGGCCGGTCATCACCTGGCGGTTGGCCCAGGCGAAGTTCGCCGCCGCCTGCATGGCCGCGAGGTAGCGGCGCCCCTCCGGACTGCCGACGGGGGCGCAGGCGAGCTGCCGGTCGGGCAGGGCGGCGTAGTCCGGGCCGTAGGACGCCAGCCGCGGCGCCAGCTCCGCGAGCGCCTCGTCGCACACCTGGTAGCCGAGGCCGCGCGAGCCGGAGTGGATCTGGACGACGAGCTGCCCGGGGAACAGCCCGAACGCCTCGGCGGCGGCGTCGTCGTGGATCCGGGCGACCCGGTCCAGCTCGAGAAAGTGATTGCCGCTGCCGAGCGTGCCGAGCTGGTCGCTGCCGCGCTCGCGGGCCCGCGCGCTGACCGCGGCGGGATCCGCGCCGGCGAGCCGCCCGCCCTCCTCGCAGCGATCGGCGTCGTCCGCCGCGGCGCGGAAGCCGCGCGCCACCGCCCAGCGCGCCCCCTCCGCCAGCACCTCGTCCAGCTCCCGCGAGGTCAGCCTCGGGATCGCGGCGCTCGCGCCCACGCCGGTGGGGACGTCGCGGTAGATCCGGGCGGCGAGCGCGTGGAG encodes:
- a CDS encoding RtcB family protein, whose protein sequence is MTTARQGEHVPLRRIEGDLWEIPRHGGMKVPGRVYSPGPPAPDDPALQQVANVAHLPGILRWSLAMPDVHWGYGFPLGGVAAVDAEHGAVSPGGVGYDINCGVRVVTTRLDAEALRPRLHALAARIYRDVPTGVGASAAIPRLTSRELDEVLAEGARWAVARGFRAAADDADRCEEGGRLAGADPAAVSARARERGSDQLGTLGSGNHFLELDRVARIHDDAAAEAFGLFPGQLVVQIHSGSRGLGYQVCDEALAELAPRLASYGPDYAALPDRQLACAPVGSPEGRRYLAAMQAAANFAWANRQVMTGLAVRALLETLGVSDRELGARLLYDVCHNVAKLEDHLVDGGVRRVLVHRKGATRAFGPGDPRVPAPYRDVGQPVLIPGDMGRYSYVLAGTEKAMRDTFGSSCHGAGRLLSRGEALRRARGRSIARELADRGIEVLARGRKTLGEEMSEAYKDVAQVVAVMDGAGISRLVARLDPLAVVKG
- a CDS encoding thioredoxin domain-containing protein, which encodes MLEPLPGAAPFPDDLARRLADAVRAGAAAGHGGAAPRFTNRLALERSPYLLQHAHNPVSWWAWGDEAFEEARRTGRPVFLSVGYSTCHWCHVMERESFEDEEIARVLNERYVAIKVDREERPDVDAIYMTAVQLLTGSGGWPMSVWLTPDREPFFGGTYFPPRDGVRGPARGFLSILHEIAGLWERDPDRIRSATGALVEAVRTALAPAGPAAAQVPGPEPIEHAVALLERSFDERHGGLRRAPKFPSNVPVRLLLRHHRRTGEARSLRMATVTLERMAAGGLHDQVGGGFHRYSTDAEWLVPHFEKMLYDNALLALAYAEAWQVTGRRDFARVTRQTLDYLLRELTSPEGGLYSATDADSEGEEGRFFTWTEAELREALGDRAEAFLRFHGVRPEGNFEGRSVLHVPAPDEDAWEALAPDRAALYALRERRPRPLRDEKILAGWNGLAISALAFGGRALAEPRWVDAAARAADFVLTRLVKDGRLQRSWLAGRAGVPAYLEDHAFLVQGLLDLHEATFDPRWLAAAAELAGAQDRLFGDPEGGGWFQSATDHERLLAREKPTHDGAEPSGASVAALNALRLEAFTSDPRWRRAADGALRHHARTLAEQPLAMSELLLALDYASDAVREVVLIWPEGGDPGPFVDVLRRTFLPSRALTGAPEGEGLARLGEVAAIAAGKAAAGGRATAYVCERGACRLPAIAPEKLAAQVAPVRPYHP
- a CDS encoding threonine aldolase family protein; this translates as MNPGTPSHPAPPAPSGPLRHFASDNYGGICPEAFAAMAEANVGHSPGYGDDRWTQEAADLLRETFETDCEVFFAFNGTAANSLALAALCQSYHSILCHETAHVETDECGAPEFFSNGTKVLTLPGPNGKLRPDGIDHMVRRRTDIHYPKPRAVSVTLPTELGTLYTVDELGAIGERARANGLRFHMDGSRFGNAVAALGVAPKDLTWKVGVDVLCFGGTKAGMAVGEAIVFFDRALAADFDYRCKQAGQLASKMRFLAAPWVGMLRGGAWLRHARHTNAMAALLERALRAVPGVEILQPVQANSVFATLPGDAAARLRAKGWRFYDFIGSGGVRLMCAWDVTPADVEAFAADLRVAVAGPRERQGAHPALP
- a CDS encoding VOC family protein; the protein is MHRSRLVGIVIDCQDGDVDRAAAFWSAALGRPLRPPDPDSPSYRELEDAGGEPVVLVQRVDHPSRVHLDIESDDLEAEVRRLEALGAKRIGFVHRWWVMEAPTGQRFCVVNPQRGPIAGKGRAWP